cccgtATGCcccgtgttctataaaaaaatgcgcGCATTAGATTCGCTCGTACGAAGGtgaacatcgtgaggaatcgTGCCCTAGACCCAATACGACGGCGTTGTGTCAAAGGAGGCCGATCACCTATTTGACTCTAAGAAGATCATCAAATAGATACCCATCTGAGGCACATACCTGAAAATTGTTGtaagaaaactaaatttaaaaataaaataaaaacacaatatgcCAAACTATTAAAGACCCTACCTACAGGCAATAGATGTATTTCCTGACCGGTATGACTTAGGGGTTTATAAAGAGCGAAGCATTCCATGAAGACAACACGGCAGCCCCGGACGCTGCAGGTGTCTATGGCGCGACCGTTATCGCTTTAaccgtaaaaatattatttttgtattaatattatatatataatattacatcgTCCTACTGATTAAATGCGAGTGGAAgactactaaataataaaacaaatcgtttaaataattaaaaagagctTACCACACACCAAGCACTTCgcaaacacaataataaaattaaatacaacataTTACACGAGCATTCAAACAAATGTGTTACCTGTTACAGAACACAAAGCTGACTGATCAGTGATCACTGAAGGCGAAGAATGAAGATGAAGAATATTGTGTCAAAGAATAAGATGAATTGGATGATTTCAGTGGCGCTTTCGGTCTGGGCCGCAGATTTCTATTTCTGTTTCATCATTAcatgtcaatctaataggcaagtgggtgatcagcctcctgcgcTTTCACACGCAGAATTTAAGTCTACGGCAtgattcctcacgatgtttttctggTGTGGTTTTAAAAGACACTGGTAAATCTCCTGGTATCGCGGGTATCGATAGGCGGCGGTAAATACTTCACTGCAAGTGACCATGTCCCATTAAAAGTCCCATGAAAATCATGgacggtgtcacttaacatcagatgatgagagatgagcctcctgcctttTGGTCCATACCCCTCCTACTTCAGGTTAACCCCACACGTTAACCCTGTTAAAAAAGCTAATTAACACGTttctatttattgtttttttgttgattATTTGATGATAATCAGGAATAGTCTCAACTCTCatgcaaaataataatgtctaAATTAATAACGAACACTTTATAAAAgactttaacaataaaattaccttaaatattaaccgTACTGTTGAGGCCAGTTCTACGAATTCTCTAATCTATGGCACTGGTTCACCTTGAAAAAGGTTTGATGCAAACTTTGACTATTATCGAATCGGTTGagtagttttttgttataatatcaGAGGTGTCAGCTTAAAACCGTTGGGAGAACACGTTCGTCTCGTTTTATGAGCTTTCAAAACCATTTttgaaatgatattttatttattaaattactagacacatacataataataattaaaaattcataagaatagtacacttttaataataataatctttatttcttccgtcacatataggtaacacataCAAGGTtatgataattaaactaaGATTATAAAATTTGGAAGTGTATGTGAGAGACTGGTCTCATctctctttaatattattgctgGCTTTTTCTTTAGTACACTTAATCCTACGCCCCAAGAGCTAAACAgaatcaaatatataacttggttagagttataaaaatacaaaaattttcaCAACACAAACATGGTCTAATCTACCACAgcgactatttttaaatttgttttaaaattctttatatcaattttaatatttttttaataagtaagttaataaaaggttttaataaagaaaatgttatataaaatacataaaagtagaaatacatatatacaccaATCAATAGAgtctataatataacaaaggcATGTTTGTAAATCAACAAGTTACTAAAACGAGTTTATCAACAGGTCAGACGCGAGCTGATTTCAAAGCAAGatgttttgtgttttgtgttttattttgtgtgcGGTAAgccttttttaaacatttcatactatttatatatatgtaacgcAATATGCACCCTATATATCACATAAATAGTGAATATAGTACTAAAGATGTCTGCCAAGAGACCTAAGGTCACTGACGGAGCCCTGGTATTATCAGTGCTTTAAGGTGGCAGTTTTTCCAAAGCTATCACCACCACGATAATGAAGGGCTGTCTTCTCCACTTTGAGAGGAAGCGAGAAACGAATAAGACAGAGCAATCAAATCTGCTTTAGTTTTTAccacttaaataataattatcttaaatactaCTTACACCTATtcacatatacattatactcGTGAGCTGTCGGTGTACCGCACATCTTCAGCACTTATTGGCAACAGCAACGTGAGCACAAAGCCAACTTACATCCTTCTACATCTGAAATGGAACTCCACGGCTCAAGAGTCTAGTCCTGTTCCAAAGGGACCAAAATTAAAGTTGTAGGATTCTTATTTTCGAGCCGTTTATTTTTCGCCTGCTCAGAGGTGAGACGGGGCAAATGTGCCCACACCAGTTCCATCCCATACCTAAGCCCGTCCCACCCTCCAAATTTAttccatattaaattaattcatctCATATTATTCAAGCATTTTGCTTGGGGCCTAAAGTAAACCGCAGTAATGGCAAGGAAAGTTACagattgaataattatattataaaataacgcCAAAAAAGCCATgtaaaaatatgcatttaaatgacataataataacaataaatgcaTCTTGCATTTGGGAATCGAATCACCTCCCCCTTAAAAGAAAATGCTTTATACACGGCAGTGATTTAAACCTTCTGGGAAGCTGATGAAATAGTTGGATAGCCATGGCGTAACAATtcattaaaacacaaaaactgGCAGCTTATCTGATTTTTCCATGGAGACACAACGAAAGAATACTTCAGTGAGAAAATTGTATCATTCaggtttaaattttgtttcagcATGGCGCAGTGGTACCTTCGTATAAAATGAACGACGGTTTTAGTATACCAGCTATAGCCCTGGGTACTTGGCTTGGCAACAACACCAAGGTACTAttaatgaaagaaagaaagaactttTTTAGATACCAATATACaggaatatttagataaattagAGTGCACtcgcccccacactaggatttcctgtgttgtgggcagccagtctcttccttttcaaATCCTAACAGTAttgcttaaattatttctacagtacacatttatatttatactatttttgtacaataagaataatttctgtatcagtatagTATCAGGATTGGGAGAAGAGATATAGGACGGTAGTttgaaatttctattttattgccTGATTTATAGATAGATTTTTTAgctatttttcataattcagGGATTATGGAAAATAGCTAATATAACACTGCTCAATACTAAGATTGCAGATATGAGAAATTGGTGCagcaataatgttttttaatgaaattaccACTCgattactaatattatcaCCTGGGGCAGAATGTGGCTTAAGagaactaataatttttttaacttcacGCTCGTCACAAGTCAGAAATAGAAGGGAAGTTGAATTAGCGGAAACTTGTGCTCTCTGCAATTGAGAAAGAAACAGGGACCaaagtttttacatttttttaaatttccatttatcaatttttactGTAAGAATGTATATCTACAgccaattataaaaacttttttttcacgTGGAGCCCTCTACCGATAACGTGGAGAAGGCAGTGACTTGGGCGATAGAGTCGGGCTACACACATGTAGACACGGCCTGGATATACAAAGTAGAAGATCAAGTTGGTCGAGCCCTGAAGAAATTTAAAAgggaaaatgtttttattacaacaaaGGTACGTTAACAATATGAAATTATGAATGTATTAATAGCAAAGTTTCGAGTATTTATATCTGAATTAGAATTTGAAACGACATTTGTATTCGAAGAAAACAAAGAAAGTTAActgagtttaataaaattggtctaagtaaaaaataatgagacgaagaaaaaaaaagtactaatttataaatagtaactaaatgaacaaaaactcaaataaagttttcttaacattgatttttatcttaacattatttaaatccaTGTATATTGTACACGTTATCatatgtacattaaaatattacaacgaATAGAGACGGTTATATTTTAGCGATAttacctataatataatatatacactgCCACTTTCACCCATGGTCAAAGGACTTTTTTATACGAAACATTGCAGCACCCTACTCACTCCAGGAACTCTGTTTCTCTTATGAGGGGTTTTTGTGGGAATACCTTACCCCCAACACGACCACAAAAAGATTCTCGCTTTCACATACTATCGGGACCTCATAGGCTACCTAGATCATATTCTCTCCCTTACTAACCAGTCTAGACCTAGCTAATGATGCCAAATAACTGCTACTTCCTCGTGTTGGATTACAGCGAAGAGCTTGTTCACCAAGCACTCACaggacattttcttttgctaaCTAGTTAACTGTGGAGTTGACTTCCCTGCTAGTTAGGACCTCccattgttaataaaaagagCATACTTCTCCCTCAAAGTATACCAAAGACCCACCAAAATGGGTGTCCATTACACAACTGCCCCTGTTGCCCCCACCCTATGCTTTAAACAGGCCTTGTCATGCAGTTTTTGCATGCaaggattttaatttttttatatttaaggcTGTGAAATTTGTATCATtacagttgtggaacgacaaGCACGCCCGATCATCAGTCATACCAGCGTTAAGAGAATCGTTAGAGAACCTACAAACTACATACGTGGATCTATATTTGATACATTGGCCCGTGGGACAATTCGTAAGTATTCAGACAATGAGCTGGATAGGAAAAAAATCTCATCTGTTTTCCTGTATTTAAAAGGtaggtaggtgatcagccttgcCTGACAAATGTGGAGGAGTGGTGGTGAATTCATCCTCCAACCTAAAAGAAGGCCTGGACAAGTTTGGCCACTGACAGGGTTTGACCCTGGTGCTCCCAGTGGCTAAAGTCAAGTAGCtaacatattatatgcttagttaaaaatactttgtaaGCGCGTACCCGAAGTATGTGATTTCATGATCGCAGCGTAGTTATAAGGAATacattactattataattaatatttatgtttagtttCATCGATATAGTGAATACATACttattgcattaattaattagaatacaaataacactttTATGGTAAGCCTGACGATTTTCCTCAATATTTCCCGCCAAAACGCTAGCCAATCTCAGAAACTGCTTAGTCTGTGATACATTATACAACATGTCCGGCGATTTTTACAATAGATACAAGTTTGTTATAATCAGTTATATATCAGGTAATTTAGTAGATATatgatttgtattatttatatctaaaattatgAGTACtcaatatgaataaaaggcatgtatatattttaaagtggttttgtaaataacaaatgttttGACAAGACCCATGATTGGTTGATTTTTCTTGACTAGCTTACGTCCGAGGTCCGGGTGAGTATTCTATTTTGGAGAACGATTGGAGATCATCACAAAAattgttaagtaaaaattagAGAACATTAACCAAGTATATGGttgtcttaattaaatttatttttatgtttaacacGATTcaattttctgtatttttatttttgttgattgaaaaataatttttcagctAAACGGATCCTATGACTCGACTGATTATTTAGAAACATGGCGTGGTCTCATAGATGCGAAGAACGCAGGTCTCGCGAGATCTATCGGTGTTTCCAACTTCAACCAGCAGATGATTGATAGGATCCTGGAGAATGGACTCGAGAAGCCAGTAGCTTTACAAGTTGAGGTATTGAAGTTACATCAGGTTATTAAGTCGTACGTTGTCTCGGTTAAGGCCCAATATTTGTTATTGACATTCTTGTCACATTTACCACCACACCTTAAACTGCGACAATTTTcaccataaataaaaatatgtgaaccTGCCAACCTTACATAACACAAGATGACAGATAATAACACATTCTTCCGTCGTTTCTTCGTCTCTTAGGGTCATGTACTTAACAGAATGTAGTATCACGCTTCAGAATTATATGGTGCAatccatatataaattaataaattatggcGTATGAAGTTTACTTTAGAAAATTAAGAGCGTTTTAATATCTAAGTAAAGAGCTTCACACATATAATCTctttaatcataattaaattcagCTATTAACACGATTCGATATTGGTTTTGTATGGGATTGACAtccatacaaatttatttagtgttaGTACCtcacattaatatatatatatatgtatgtgagATACTaactactatatatttatatatatttttagttgaaTCTCAACCTCCAACAACCAGCTCTTCTAAGTTATTGCAAACAAAAGAACATAACAGTCATGGCCTATACTCCCTTCGGCTCCATTTTTCCCTCGAAGGCGAAAGAATCCTCGCCTCCACCACGGGTAGATGATACCGCGGTGGTTGCCATGGCTATGAGATATAACAAGACTGTGCCTCAAGTTGTGTTAAGATATTTGGTGAGTACTATTAGTTATAGAATAGCCGTCGTGAGTGGAAAATGTATGGATTAAGCAAgctcaaacaatttgtattaaaaacttggcgattgaaaagagtggcggaaagtttcttgccagttcttcttacctgCTCTACGCCCTtcacttgcgaactggtggtaaatgtaaaatttacgattaatttaatttgttttccttgacgttcataagtgtacatgtttacctaaatgaataaaaatattatgactatgactatgcTCACTTTCTTTTTCAGGTGGAGTTGGGCGTGGTCCCGCTCCCGAAGTCCCTAACAAAGTCTCGCATCGAACAGAACATTGacatatttgatttttctCTCTCCGATGAGGATAAACAACTACTTAAAAGCTATGACAAAAACTACAGAACAATACCTCAATATAAATGGCTGGAGCATCCATTTTATCCCTTCGAGAGGACAGTCTATTAATCTAtgaaatctattattttaacttaggTCTCTTGGTGTCGACATTCCATCACATTAGGGCTTGGGATTGTCAGGTTCTTAATTCTAAccattttttaagtttattattattcctcTTGTCAGTAAAAGCGAAAAAGCTctcaaaataatagtacataaacacatttttttgtttgtagcACACTTCTGTTACCTGTTCCC
Above is a genomic segment from Pieris rapae chromosome Z, ilPieRapa1.1, whole genome shotgun sequence containing:
- the LOC110993395 gene encoding aldo-keto reductase AKR2E4; its protein translation is MFCVLCFILCAHGAVVPSYKMNDGFSIPAIALGTWLGNNTKPSTDNVEKAVTWAIESGYTHVDTAWIYKVEDQVGRALKKFKRENVFITTKLWNDKHARSSVIPALRESLENLQTTYVDLYLIHWPVGQFLNGSYDSTDYLETWRGLIDAKNAGLARSIGVSNFNQQMIDRILENGLEKPVALQVELNLNLQQPALLSYCKQKNITVMAYTPFGSIFPSKAKESSPPPRVDDTAVVAMAMRYNKTVPQVVLRYLVELGVVPLPKSLTKSRIEQNIDIFDFSLSDEDKQLLKSYDKNYRTIPQYKWLEHPFYPFERTVY